The Candidatus Nitrosymbiomonas proteolyticus genome has a segment encoding these proteins:
- a CDS encoding phosphodiesterase, with the protein MNWKGWLAAGVGASAGLLVYGALVEANRLVLERRRLKLRGWPERLSGTRIAVLADLHVRDSYSEELAAHAVAMALDESPDFVVLAGDLVGYWKPESVERIGRVLEPLVLMEGRALAVPGNREYWDGDPDLLEPILDQLNIRFLRNEAWHNAGITWVGIDSANVGMADPFQAMAAAHLMGHEPIVVVWHEPDLVDWLPSGGALQISGHTHGGQFRTPWGWPPMTTRNGKKYLEGFFPEAPTPLYVSRGVGVTGPPSRLFCPPEVSLLIVEPGDPSE; encoded by the coding sequence ATGAACTGGAAAGGATGGCTCGCAGCGGGCGTGGGGGCAAGCGCAGGATTGCTGGTGTACGGCGCGCTCGTCGAGGCCAACCGGCTGGTCCTTGAGCGGCGAAGGCTGAAGCTCCGTGGATGGCCGGAGCGGCTTTCCGGCACGCGCATCGCTGTGCTCGCCGATCTTCACGTTCGGGACTCCTACTCTGAAGAACTGGCCGCGCACGCCGTCGCCATGGCCCTCGACGAGTCTCCCGACTTCGTCGTTCTCGCGGGTGACCTTGTGGGCTACTGGAAACCCGAAAGCGTGGAGCGGATCGGCCGGGTCTTGGAGCCGCTGGTCTTGATGGAAGGCCGGGCGCTGGCCGTTCCGGGCAATCGTGAGTACTGGGACGGCGACCCCGACTTGCTCGAACCGATCCTCGACCAACTCAACATCCGGTTCCTTCGGAACGAGGCATGGCACAACGCCGGAATCACCTGGGTAGGAATCGATTCGGCCAACGTCGGAATGGCGGACCCGTTCCAAGCGATGGCGGCGGCGCACCTTATGGGTCACGAACCGATCGTGGTTGTGTGGCACGAGCCTGACCTGGTCGACTGGCTTCCGAGCGGGGGGGCGCTTCAGATCAGCGGGCACACGCACGGGGGCCAATTCCGAACGCCCTGGGGATGGCCGCCTATGACCACGCGGAATGGCAAGAAGTATCTCGAAGGGTTCTTCCCCGAAGCGCCGACCCCGCTTTATGTCAGCCGCGGCGTGGGGGTTACCGGCCCTCCGTCTCGGCTGTTCTGCCCGCCCGAAGTGAGTCTCCTCATTGTAGAGCCCGGCGATCCGAGCGAGTGA
- a CDS encoding threonyl-tRNA synthetase has product MNTSYEESYLYRLRHSAAHLMAQALTELVPGIKLAIGPPIENGFYYDVDSPVALKEDDLPKIEERMKELAALNQAIVRKVASNKAEAEEIILKECTLGQGEDVAEYKLQLLEAIPEGEEVSFFDQQASHNGVVRRFIDLCRGPHVGNTSEIRHFKLMSIAGAYWRGDVNSKMLTRLYGTAFESHEELELYLHNLEEAKKRDHRVLGRELGLFQFSPLVGPGLPLWLPKGAVLREVLHDFMREEQLRRGYEGVVTPNIGSIKLYEKSGHIITFKEKMFPFMEDEEKETFILKPMNCPFHIEIYRSQLRSYRDLPVRLAEFGTVYRYEQSGELAGMLRVRGFTQDDAHLFVREDQLLEEFKGVVDLIQVTRKKLGLEDLTFRLGTRDPNSDKYVGHPDDWRQAEAAIATACDEMGIDYFTSVGDAAFYGPKLDIIVKDALGREWQMGTVQVDYSLPERFELEYIAEDGKPHRPIMIHRAPFGSLERMIGFLTEHYAGAFPLWMAPVQIAILPIADRHIEAAQALATRLRGYDARPSEGLRMRVQVDDRRETLGKKIRENQLQKIPYMLILGDRDIEAGTVGVRSREAGDLGPMKVDEFVERLQKEIEG; this is encoded by the coding sequence ATGAACACATCTTACGAAGAATCCTATCTCTATCGACTCCGCCATTCCGCCGCCCACCTCATGGCCCAGGCCCTCACGGAGTTGGTTCCAGGAATCAAGCTTGCGATCGGCCCCCCCATCGAGAACGGTTTCTATTACGATGTAGATTCGCCGGTCGCCCTCAAGGAAGACGACCTTCCGAAGATCGAAGAGCGCATGAAGGAGCTGGCCGCTCTGAACCAGGCGATCGTGCGCAAGGTCGCCAGCAACAAGGCCGAGGCCGAGGAGATCATCCTCAAGGAATGCACGCTCGGCCAAGGCGAGGATGTGGCCGAGTACAAGCTGCAGCTTCTCGAAGCGATCCCCGAAGGCGAAGAGGTCAGCTTCTTCGATCAGCAAGCCAGCCACAACGGCGTAGTTCGCAGGTTCATCGACCTATGCCGAGGTCCGCACGTGGGGAACACGTCGGAAATCCGCCACTTCAAGCTGATGAGCATTGCGGGAGCTTATTGGCGCGGCGACGTGAATAGCAAGATGCTGACTCGGCTTTACGGGACGGCGTTTGAGAGCCACGAAGAACTCGAACTGTACTTGCACAACCTCGAAGAGGCAAAAAAGCGCGACCACCGGGTGCTGGGCCGCGAGTTGGGCTTGTTCCAGTTCTCGCCTTTGGTGGGTCCGGGCTTGCCCTTGTGGCTTCCCAAGGGCGCGGTCCTTCGGGAGGTCCTGCACGACTTCATGCGGGAGGAACAGCTCCGGCGAGGCTACGAAGGCGTCGTTACGCCTAACATTGGGTCGATCAAGCTGTACGAAAAATCGGGCCACATCATCACGTTCAAGGAGAAGATGTTCCCGTTCATGGAAGACGAGGAGAAGGAGACCTTCATCCTCAAGCCCATGAACTGCCCGTTCCATATTGAGATCTACCGGTCCCAACTCCGAAGCTATCGCGACCTCCCCGTCCGGCTCGCGGAGTTCGGGACGGTGTATCGCTACGAACAGAGCGGCGAACTTGCGGGGATGTTGCGAGTACGAGGGTTCACGCAGGACGACGCCCACCTCTTCGTTCGGGAAGACCAGCTTCTGGAGGAGTTCAAGGGAGTGGTCGACCTAATTCAGGTGACCCGCAAGAAACTGGGGCTGGAAGACCTCACGTTCCGGCTGGGAACGCGAGACCCGAACTCCGACAAGTACGTCGGCCACCCGGACGATTGGCGACAGGCCGAAGCGGCAATTGCGACCGCCTGCGACGAAATGGGGATCGACTATTTCACTTCGGTGGGCGACGCGGCGTTCTACGGCCCCAAGCTCGACATCATCGTGAAAGACGCGCTCGGGCGCGAGTGGCAGATGGGCACGGTCCAGGTCGATTACTCTCTGCCCGAACGATTCGAGCTCGAGTACATCGCAGAAGACGGCAAGCCCCACCGCCCGATCATGATTCACCGCGCGCCTTTTGGGTCGCTCGAGCGGATGATCGGATTCTTGACCGAGCATTACGCGGGCGCGTTCCCACTCTGGATGGCGCCTGTGCAGATCGCGATCTTGCCGATTGCCGACCGCCATATCGAAGCCGCGCAAGCGCTCGCAACCCGTCTCAGAGGCTACGATGCGCGGCCTAGCGAAGGCTTGCGGATGCGCGTTCAGGTCGACGATCGGCGCGAGACGCTGGGCAAGAAGATTCGGGAGAATCAGCTTCAGAAGATCCCCTACATGCTCATCCTCGGCGACCGCGATATCGAAGCGGGAACGGTCGGCGTGCGAAGCCGCGAGGCGGGCGACTTGGGACCCATGAAAGTGGACGAATTCGTCGAGCGCTTGCAGAAAGAAATCGAGGGGTAA
- a CDS encoding amidohydrolase: protein MAFTVACAQFAPQKAKVPENLDRIADLLLQSSGEGADLVVFPETCTSGYFVEGGVAEVSLSAEKLEAELTRRLAGRLNRHVDCVVGFYEQSEGTSFNSAAYLEFRPSHARTSHVYRKFFLPTYGVFDEQRFVGKGTALGKVETRFGGVGILICEDVWHSLLGALLAMSGATLMVVPSASPARDFSGERIGNLDRYRRMLRALSEEHGVWSINCQLSGFEGGKGFVGGSLIVDPLGNVVAESPIQEDHILLAQIDPELGQIARANTPLFDDLRSNWCDLVEIARSLGP, encoded by the coding sequence ATGGCCTTTACGGTCGCTTGCGCTCAGTTCGCCCCTCAAAAGGCCAAAGTCCCCGAGAACTTGGACCGAATCGCGGACCTGCTGCTTCAAAGTTCGGGCGAGGGGGCGGACCTGGTGGTCTTCCCCGAAACCTGTACCTCCGGGTACTTCGTCGAGGGTGGGGTCGCCGAAGTGTCTCTCAGCGCCGAGAAACTCGAAGCTGAGCTCACCAGGCGACTCGCCGGACGTTTGAACCGACACGTCGATTGCGTCGTGGGTTTCTATGAACAGAGCGAGGGGACGAGCTTCAACAGCGCCGCTTACCTGGAGTTCAGGCCGTCCCACGCCCGAACCTCTCACGTCTACCGAAAGTTCTTTTTGCCGACCTACGGCGTGTTCGACGAACAACGGTTCGTGGGCAAGGGTACGGCGCTGGGCAAGGTGGAGACCCGGTTCGGCGGAGTCGGAATCCTCATTTGCGAGGACGTGTGGCATTCGCTGCTCGGCGCGCTGCTGGCGATGTCGGGAGCGACCCTGATGGTAGTCCCGAGCGCGTCGCCGGCAAGGGACTTTTCAGGTGAGCGCATCGGGAATCTCGACCGGTACCGGCGGATGTTGCGGGCGCTCTCGGAGGAGCATGGCGTGTGGTCGATCAATTGCCAGCTTTCGGGTTTTGAGGGAGGAAAGGGGTTCGTCGGCGGGAGCCTGATCGTCGATCCTTTGGGAAACGTCGTGGCCGAGAGTCCTATCCAAGAAGACCACATTCTGCTTGCCCAAATCGACCCCGAGCTGGGTCAAATCGCGCGAGCCAATACCCCCCTGTTCGACGACCTACGGTCCAACTGGTGCGACCTCGTCGAGATCGCACGCAGCTTGGGGCCTTAG
- a CDS encoding DNA helicase/exodeoxyribonuclease V, subunit A, with the protein MGVRELLPNLTPEQQSAVEMQSNRFTVRAAAGAGKTRVLVARYLRYVVEVGLRPDQILTITFTRKAAAEMKRRIVKTLIEAGLPLEAQVAETGPIQTVHGFCERVLRECAIEAGVDTDFVVLDEAESARIKEQCLAEAIASARENSPADTLIKKLAGRRKFEISDPSGVLKEAVRTATSALRDSGLPRQFWAEIYASPESALRHWQEKWVETMDESLVEELNAQEPSLPFGTRLFRALKQLRRRVPKGLTDADGAQASEATERETAADSCGLVEIACASWESFEGKLAAAKALDFSSLEGRTVALLATSPFVRERLRNQYRVLLVDEAQDLSPMQHRLIETLGIGDEMLVGDAQQSIYGFRQSDVRLFHSRVETTETVDLSKNHRSVEGVLAYIDATFSALWGTSYLPMRDSPSGPAPFEGVEIWPLQRRDSEQVARWIADLVAETGRPGDIAVLVRASRFAQELLPRLTQRGVPAQIAGGTEKFFVRLEVRDIANALLSLYRPEEDVALLSTLRGPFAGVSVDSIALLAQNGHVFEALSSFEPAVESDKEKIARFLGWFVPLQARVHRLLAFQALAELLAASPYLPNVARKPRAGQVLANVKKLLRMAAERPHLDPFDFVDWIREIRELRHKEGDAPATDFDEGAVTLMTIHKSKGLEFPIVVLPDTHGPMSGRKKEVEVEKTKAILTCRFEAGVSAFHDWNSECRKEREMAEEWRIVYVAMTRAKERLCVVAHPKSRSQSVAERLAYLTPWDNSRTPGVRVREISPE; encoded by the coding sequence ATGGGGGTACGCGAGTTGCTTCCTAACCTGACCCCCGAGCAGCAGTCGGCTGTCGAGATGCAGTCGAATAGGTTCACGGTTCGCGCGGCCGCTGGAGCGGGCAAGACCCGTGTCTTGGTGGCCCGCTACCTGCGCTACGTTGTCGAAGTCGGGCTTCGGCCGGACCAGATTCTGACGATCACGTTCACTCGGAAGGCGGCGGCGGAGATGAAGCGCCGAATCGTCAAGACGTTGATCGAAGCTGGACTGCCGCTTGAGGCTCAGGTGGCGGAAACGGGGCCGATTCAGACGGTCCACGGCTTCTGCGAGAGGGTACTGCGCGAGTGCGCGATCGAAGCCGGAGTCGATACCGATTTCGTGGTGCTCGACGAGGCGGAGTCCGCCCGCATTAAAGAGCAGTGCCTCGCAGAAGCGATTGCCTCGGCCAGAGAGAACTCGCCCGCGGACACCCTTATCAAGAAGCTGGCGGGGCGCAGGAAGTTCGAAATCAGCGACCCCAGCGGGGTGCTGAAGGAGGCCGTTCGAACGGCGACTTCGGCGCTGCGGGATTCGGGTTTGCCCCGGCAGTTCTGGGCCGAGATCTATGCCAGCCCCGAGAGTGCGCTGCGCCACTGGCAAGAGAAATGGGTTGAGACCATGGACGAATCCCTCGTCGAGGAACTGAACGCCCAGGAGCCTTCGCTTCCGTTCGGAACCCGGCTTTTTCGGGCGCTCAAGCAGCTCCGAAGACGAGTTCCCAAGGGACTTACGGACGCCGACGGCGCGCAAGCTTCCGAGGCGACCGAGCGAGAGACCGCGGCCGACAGTTGCGGCCTTGTCGAGATCGCTTGCGCCTCTTGGGAGAGTTTCGAAGGCAAGCTCGCCGCTGCGAAAGCCCTCGACTTCAGTTCTCTCGAAGGAAGAACAGTCGCCCTGCTCGCCACCTCGCCCTTCGTTAGGGAGAGGCTCCGAAACCAGTACCGGGTCTTGCTGGTCGACGAAGCTCAAGACCTCAGCCCGATGCAGCATCGGCTGATCGAGACGCTTGGGATCGGCGATGAGATGCTCGTAGGGGACGCGCAGCAGTCGATCTACGGTTTTCGCCAGTCGGACGTTCGCTTGTTTCATTCGCGGGTCGAAACCACCGAAACCGTCGACCTCTCGAAGAATCATCGGTCGGTCGAAGGGGTTTTGGCCTACATCGACGCGACGTTCTCGGCTCTTTGGGGAACCAGCTACCTGCCGATGCGCGATTCGCCCTCCGGACCCGCGCCGTTCGAGGGAGTGGAGATTTGGCCTCTGCAGCGCCGAGACTCTGAGCAGGTCGCCCGGTGGATCGCCGACCTCGTCGCTGAAACGGGTCGGCCGGGCGACATCGCCGTGCTGGTCCGAGCGAGCCGATTCGCGCAGGAGCTTCTGCCCCGGCTCACTCAGCGAGGGGTGCCCGCGCAGATCGCCGGGGGAACGGAGAAGTTCTTCGTTCGATTGGAGGTCCGCGACATCGCCAACGCGTTGCTCAGCCTGTATCGCCCGGAGGAAGACGTCGCGCTGCTTTCGACTTTGCGTGGGCCGTTCGCCGGGGTCTCGGTCGACTCCATCGCGCTCCTCGCGCAAAACGGTCACGTGTTCGAGGCGCTCTCCTCGTTCGAGCCCGCGGTGGAATCCGACAAGGAGAAGATCGCGAGGTTCCTCGGATGGTTCGTTCCCCTCCAGGCGAGGGTCCATCGGCTCTTGGCGTTCCAAGCCCTTGCGGAGCTGCTCGCTGCCTCGCCGTACCTCCCCAATGTAGCCCGCAAGCCGAGGGCGGGCCAGGTACTTGCGAACGTCAAGAAGCTCCTGAGGATGGCCGCGGAACGCCCCCACCTCGACCCGTTCGACTTCGTGGACTGGATCCGCGAGATTCGCGAACTTCGGCACAAGGAAGGAGACGCGCCCGCAACCGACTTCGACGAAGGCGCCGTCACGCTCATGACGATCCACAAGTCGAAGGGGCTCGAGTTCCCCATCGTCGTCCTGCCAGATACCCATGGCCCGATGTCGGGGCGGAAAAAGGAGGTCGAAGTCGAGAAGACCAAGGCGATCCTGACTTGCAGGTTCGAGGCCGGCGTGTCGGCGTTTCACGATTGGAACTCAGAGTGTCGCAAGGAGCGAGAAATGGCCGAAGAGTGGCGCATCGTATACGTCGCCATGACGAGGGCTAAGGAGCGGCTTTGCGTCGTGGCTCATCCCAAGTCCAGGTCCCAAAGCGTCGCCGAGCGACTTGCGTACTTGACGCCGTGGGATAATTCAAGGACGCCCGGAGTTCGAGTTCGCGAGATCAGCCCCGAGTAG
- a CDS encoding ATP-dependent helicase/DNAse subunit B, which yields MRHGSLRVIRVPPSLGAIRQALQEFESAGGSLACGLSNEGVARLRAAYSGGRIEITDLERFAATLLTQSSSEVRQLMDPSLELEVVAHACEKIAPSSVFAPHFFSEGFQTRALKTLHELASCRIGSPELRQVAVSVDDVFSSKLSSLADLYDAFLEATSLLGRETSFQRLNRLREGPPPPSLEGPLLVGVFCDENPLNLEVVRKLTEWGSNLTVMIEGNRDSETVFGYSEAVAKSLSAPIQDIPSTTTLGSSLFTNLIYKGSSPAVTIVSSSDPLAEVEWALRDAKSSGLDQTVVYARDGSYLQLLDAVAKMYGVPLQAELSLPLAEMPWVRSLLLVIRSLLDGPQALSDALSLGRVCNPQMIPPSNLSALEMAGASGYGGIDSDPKSPLGEIIAWRARALETRHSLGDWVELLGALASLQVFSVPEDSVAPQAAAARNALLDSYRRFALVRSLTSDGGASLGEFARQLHDLAESRRARLPNRSEDGLVVRTSSVALGECPNLIVLGMLEGVFPKRRSEDPILSDFEREYLNSALGLEEGFKSSYEIARNERDAFVRICNAATGRLVLSYPQADDDRDNVPTFYLEEIKRAYEGRVTLIDRPRGSALEASSCVFDLDREVALGFDEGPEPPDPTEWTLDASRVQFTIDPAEEVSLRQLRDGLECGFKLRFGSTELDRNDPRAEVHRALLSLPQTTGLPLQPNPDEARRALERAFANIVASSARRLRPSERKLIEEEARTYFRNWVRSEFLSRELWPKDPGSTVIHASFGHPGLAGFLNLKGVGGVTLRGGLTGYARMGRYAVGILHSARSSLVLSTDVEKMEEPERLELAAYLWSLSEGSSFVALEAMSIGGDRTLFVCPRLSDQNLRADQANGLRVVDLGTLAEFLPPAKDFIRFSARRMREADIVPAPGKACKFCRWGELCRSSAEFLDDPDDGGTRVAS from the coding sequence ATGCGGCACGGCAGCCTGCGCGTCATTCGAGTCCCTCCCAGCCTCGGAGCGATTCGGCAAGCCCTTCAGGAGTTTGAATCCGCGGGAGGTTCGCTCGCGTGCGGCCTCTCGAACGAAGGCGTCGCCCGGCTGCGCGCGGCCTACTCCGGGGGCCGCATCGAGATCACCGATCTCGAAAGGTTCGCCGCGACCCTTCTCACTCAATCTTCGAGCGAAGTGAGGCAGTTGATGGACCCCTCGCTCGAACTCGAGGTCGTCGCCCACGCCTGCGAGAAAATCGCGCCGTCGTCCGTCTTCGCCCCCCATTTCTTTTCGGAGGGTTTTCAGACCCGCGCGCTGAAGACGCTTCATGAACTTGCTTCCTGCCGGATCGGAAGCCCCGAGCTTCGCCAAGTGGCTGTCTCGGTCGACGACGTGTTTTCCTCCAAGCTCAGCTCGCTCGCCGACCTCTACGACGCCTTTCTCGAAGCGACCTCGCTTCTGGGACGGGAAACTTCGTTTCAGAGACTGAATCGACTCCGCGAGGGGCCGCCGCCGCCCAGCCTTGAGGGACCTCTCCTCGTGGGCGTGTTTTGCGACGAGAACCCGCTCAACCTCGAAGTGGTGCGCAAGCTGACTGAATGGGGCTCGAACCTCACGGTCATGATCGAAGGCAACAGAGACAGCGAAACCGTCTTCGGGTACTCGGAGGCCGTCGCGAAATCGCTATCCGCGCCGATTCAAGATATTCCTTCGACAACGACTCTCGGCTCGAGTCTGTTCACGAATCTGATCTACAAGGGGAGCTCGCCCGCTGTGACCATCGTGAGTTCGAGCGATCCCCTCGCCGAGGTCGAATGGGCGCTCCGCGACGCGAAATCCAGCGGGCTCGACCAGACCGTGGTTTACGCTCGCGACGGTTCCTATTTGCAGCTCTTGGACGCCGTCGCAAAGATGTACGGAGTCCCTCTGCAAGCCGAACTGAGCCTTCCGCTCGCGGAGATGCCGTGGGTGAGGTCGCTTCTTCTCGTGATTCGGTCGCTTCTCGACGGCCCCCAAGCCCTTTCCGACGCGCTGTCTTTGGGGCGAGTGTGCAATCCCCAGATGATCCCGCCCTCCAACCTGAGCGCCCTCGAAATGGCCGGAGCGTCGGGCTATGGGGGCATCGATTCTGATCCTAAGTCCCCCCTCGGGGAGATCATCGCCTGGCGGGCCCGAGCCCTTGAAACTCGCCATAGCCTCGGAGACTGGGTGGAACTGCTCGGCGCGCTCGCCTCCCTCCAGGTCTTCAGCGTCCCGGAAGATTCCGTCGCTCCTCAAGCGGCGGCGGCAAGGAATGCGCTCCTCGATTCGTATCGGAGGTTCGCACTAGTTCGTTCGCTGACCTCGGATGGCGGCGCCTCCTTGGGCGAGTTCGCCCGCCAGCTTCATGATCTCGCCGAAAGCCGAAGGGCTCGACTTCCCAATCGTTCCGAAGACGGTCTCGTGGTCCGAACGTCGTCGGTCGCCCTCGGCGAATGCCCGAATCTGATCGTCCTGGGGATGCTCGAGGGCGTGTTTCCCAAAAGGCGATCCGAAGACCCGATTCTCTCGGATTTCGAGCGCGAGTACCTCAACAGCGCGCTGGGGCTAGAAGAAGGGTTCAAGTCGTCGTACGAAATCGCCCGCAACGAGCGGGATGCCTTCGTCCGGATCTGCAACGCGGCCACCGGCCGGCTCGTCCTCTCCTATCCCCAAGCCGACGACGATCGCGACAACGTCCCCACGTTCTATTTGGAGGAGATCAAGAGGGCGTATGAGGGAAGGGTCACGCTGATCGACCGTCCCCGAGGATCCGCGCTCGAAGCCTCAAGCTGCGTCTTCGACCTCGACCGCGAAGTGGCTCTCGGGTTCGACGAAGGACCTGAGCCCCCCGACCCCACCGAATGGACCCTCGACGCTTCACGGGTTCAATTCACGATCGATCCCGCTGAGGAAGTGTCCCTGCGCCAATTGCGCGATGGGCTTGAGTGTGGGTTCAAGCTGCGATTCGGATCGACCGAACTCGACCGTAACGACCCGCGGGCGGAGGTCCACCGCGCGTTGCTTTCGCTCCCCCAAACGACGGGGCTTCCTTTGCAGCCCAACCCGGACGAGGCAAGGCGGGCCTTGGAGAGGGCGTTTGCGAACATCGTGGCCTCTTCAGCGCGAAGGTTGCGGCCCAGCGAGCGGAAACTGATCGAGGAAGAGGCGCGGACGTATTTTCGCAACTGGGTTCGAAGCGAGTTTCTCTCACGCGAGCTTTGGCCAAAGGACCCCGGCTCCACCGTGATCCACGCTAGCTTCGGCCACCCCGGCTTGGCAGGCTTTCTTAACCTCAAAGGGGTTGGCGGCGTGACGCTTCGCGGCGGCCTGACCGGATACGCCCGGATGGGCCGATACGCGGTCGGCATTCTGCATAGCGCAAGAAGTTCACTTGTCCTCTCCACGGACGTTGAGAAGATGGAGGAGCCGGAGCGGCTGGAGCTTGCGGCTTACCTATGGTCGCTCAGCGAGGGATCGAGCTTCGTGGCTCTTGAGGCGATGTCGATCGGTGGCGATCGGACGCTGTTCGTTTGCCCGCGCCTTTCCGATCAGAACCTTCGCGCCGATCAAGCGAACGGGCTCCGCGTTGTCGATCTGGGCACGCTCGCCGAGTTCCTTCCCCCCGCCAAGGACTTTATTCGCTTCTCGGCGCGGAGAATGCGCGAGGCGGACATCGTTCCCGCGCCGGGGAAGGCGTGCAAGTTCTGCAGGTGGGGTGAGCTTTGCCGGTCGTCCGCAGAGTTCCTGGACGATCCAGACGATGGGGGTACGCGAGTTGCTTCCTAA
- a CDS encoding flagellin and related hook-associated protein FlgL: MGHGREISPRGAIAGQTFDITEEQMSFRVNTNVAAMNALRNVGNSSVEFGKSITRLSTGLRINSAADDPAGLIISESFRAQIGGIDQAIRNNQDAVNFAKTAEGALDEVNRLLRDARTLSLAAANSGTMTSAQIQANQNQLTSIINSVSRISEQTQYGTKKLLDGSSGVTASITGSSNVGSMYFGGSFNSAAINTNSLVTVAVTTAATRAVITGSVTFTFATGTVSAGSFAINGRTFTTSATDTVQDVVNQINAASSTTGVSAIWSSGTGVVLKADSYGSIGNFSLSDANGVLNTAGTSNATGTNAIASVFIDSNGSTSGGLATVTFTGGRMQQNGLVLTDSSGNRIVLTEAGNAASADFTAGNLVVGSSQFQVGANAGQSAALSLQNFAASELGKNVVAGLNLSNLDITTTSGATDALKVIDAAIEEISRSRGDIGNFQRNTIESTIRSLGVARETLSATESSIRDVDVAFEMTNFTKLQILQQSGLAVLAQANMAPSSVLSLIG, encoded by the coding sequence ATGGGGCATGGCCGAGAGATCTCCCCTCGGGGAGCGATCGCAGGCCAGACGTTCGACATCACGGAGGAACAAATGTCGTTTCGCGTAAACACAAACGTCGCGGCAATGAACGCCCTGCGCAACGTTGGCAACAGCAGCGTTGAGTTCGGGAAGTCCATTACGCGCCTTTCCACGGGTCTTCGCATCAACTCTGCTGCCGACGACCCGGCGGGACTCATCATTTCGGAGAGCTTTCGGGCCCAAATCGGTGGCATCGATCAAGCGATCCGTAACAACCAAGATGCGGTGAACTTCGCCAAGACGGCGGAAGGCGCCCTTGACGAGGTCAACCGACTTCTGCGCGACGCGCGAACTCTTTCGCTCGCCGCTGCGAACTCGGGAACGATGACGTCAGCTCAGATTCAGGCAAACCAGAATCAGCTTACGTCGATCATCAACTCAGTTTCGCGTATTTCGGAGCAAACGCAGTACGGTACGAAGAAACTGCTCGATGGCAGTTCCGGTGTAACGGCGAGCATCACGGGCTCTTCGAACGTTGGAAGCATGTACTTTGGCGGAAGCTTCAACAGCGCGGCGATCAACACAAACTCGCTCGTGACGGTCGCGGTCACGACCGCTGCCACCCGTGCAGTGATCACGGGTTCCGTTACGTTCACCTTCGCTACTGGAACGGTCTCGGCTGGGTCGTTTGCGATCAACGGCCGAACGTTCACGACTTCGGCGACCGACACGGTCCAGGACGTCGTCAACCAAATCAACGCGGCTTCGAGCACCACTGGCGTCTCGGCGATTTGGTCGTCAGGTACGGGCGTGGTCCTGAAGGCGGACAGCTACGGTTCGATCGGCAACTTCTCGTTGTCCGACGCGAACGGGGTCCTCAACACCGCAGGTACGTCCAACGCCACCGGCACGAACGCGATCGCGAGCGTCTTCATCGACTCGAACGGTTCGACGAGCGGCGGCCTGGCAACGGTCACCTTTACGGGTGGCAGGATGCAACAGAACGGCCTCGTGCTGACCGACTCGTCGGGGAACCGCATCGTGTTGACGGAGGCAGGCAACGCCGCATCGGCTGACTTTACAGCCGGCAACTTGGTCGTGGGCTCGTCCCAATTCCAGGTGGGCGCGAACGCTGGCCAATCGGCCGCGCTCTCGTTGCAGAACTTCGCTGCCTCAGAGTTGGGTAAGAACGTGGTTGCGGGCTTGAACCTCAGCAACCTCGACATCACGACGACAAGCGGGGCGACCGACGCGCTCAAGGTCATCGACGCGGCCATCGAGGAAATCTCGAGGTCCCGCGGTGACATTGGTAACTTCCAACGCAACACCATTGAGTCGACGATTCGATCGTTGGGCGTGGCACGAGAGACCCTTTCGGCCACTGAGTCCTCGATCCGAGACGTCGATGTTGCGTTCGAAATGACCAACTTTACGAAACTTCAGATCCTTCAGCAGTCTGGTCTCGCGGTGCTCGCGCAGGCCAACATGGCGCCGAGCTCGGTGCTGAGCCTGATCGGATAA